TACTTATATATATTTTGCAAAAGAGTGAATGTAGAATCATTTTTTTCTAAAGCATGCATCCCATCATTTGTCAACTGAATAACTGCAATGAGCTGGTCCTCTCTATTTTCCTGTTTATGGCCAGTTGCTGCTCATTTTGCTACTATTTGTTGGACTGCACATTGCCTGTTCTTAGCCATGCGTTTATAACccgcaccttatcaaatgtttttGGAAAGTTTCCAAATATTAGCTTTTAACTCTTCACAAATAATGAATTGGACTTTTGCATTTCTGACACGTTTTcatgcagattttaaaaaagcagaaatatttaAGTGATTTGACCATATGGTTCAAACAGTTGGCTTTATGCTGAATAATATTCATCTATTTAATAGATTTTTAATTGATACCTATCATGGTTATTCTAACACATCCTTATGTAACAGCTAAATGCCATTTTATATTTGCCTTAAATGGGCTgaatttcaaaattgtttgttGGTAGTAAATCTCTCTCTAGCATTTCTGTTTTCATCAACTAAATCGACTGAAATTTTCACATTCATGTTATTAACCATGAAAAAAAATTTACTTAACTGTGAACTTATATTGTAGATTAATATCAACATTGCCTTGCCAGTGTTAATGACActgagaagcagttcagagaccTTAAAAATTGTGACAGAATTACCAGAAATTGAACAACATGTTTCCAACCTTAACTTCATTTGTGAAGAAAGGAAATAACAATGTCCTTCTCCATTTAAAGGCTATTTCATTCCAAAGAAAACTTCCTCAGAGTTTAAAACAGTGCCTGAATACAAATCGAGATTCATTCATGCAGTGACAAATGCCAATTGATCGTCAAAGCAATCATCAAGCAGACTCATTCTTTTTAAAACATGATTTGAATTCCCAATCATTGACTGAAAGGGTTacacaaaacttcacattttaGGAATTTAGTTTAATCAGTAAGCTAAAAAATTGCCTAAATAATATTTAGTAGGTAACTAACATATGCTAAACTACTCTACTTCATAACTTTAAAGCTCATGGTACAGTTCCATGAAAATAACTCAAAGAATAGTCTCAATAGACTTACGTATTTGAGTGTGACATTGCTGCACAATTTCATTTTCTCAATATTAACTTTACAACCTCAAAATCAAACAGTTCAATATTTTATGAATGAGGAGAAAATAATCAGTATTTAAAGGTTCATAGtgttgtacagtatggaaacagaaccttcgatccaactcgtccacagcgaccaggtatcctaaattaatctcgtccaatttgccagcatttatctcatattcctctaaccccttcctaatcatatacacatccagctgtcttttaaatgttgtaattgtaccagcctccaccattttctctggcagctcattccatacatgcaccaccctctgcatgaaaaagatgccccttaggtcccttttatatcttttctctctcaccttaaaactatgccctctagttttggacttcctaccctgggaaaaagaccttggctattcaccctatctgtgctccATCTAACGTCACCCCGCAACCTCTGATGCTCTCggcctatagttcaaaccctccaaaatccttgtaaatcctcTCTGCACcccttcaagtttaacagcatctttgcaGGGAGGACAGGGTTGAATGCCTCATtgcaaaagtggtctaaccaatgtcctgtacaagtgcaacatgacatcctgttATATCTGGGATATTCCCTGTAACTAGcaattcagaattttttttttacatgaaattttttttgttcagtacTATATGGTAGAATAAAACTTTGGCTCCACCAAACATTCTCAATGTTTGTTCAGTGAAAAACTCAGCCATACTAAAAAGGAATTTATTTGCCATTTATGTTTTGATCTTAGCCGCGGCAACGGTAGGTTTATTTTTGGCCTTAGAGCTCAGATAAACTAGGGAGGCTAATGAAGATAACCTCTCAGTAGCTCTCATCAGTAGTCTATGAGAACGGGCAACTGATGAAATCTGAATCAGGCTCAGCTGTGATGCCTCAATAGTTGACCCATGAATATCTTTAGTCAAGAAAATCGACAGTGATTTAAGCCTGGTACAAGATGGTACCTTTTAGCCCTTCAATCTTATGGTAACAAGGAGTGATTTGAGCAAGATTATGAGATGAGAAAGATAAATCATGATCAGCTTTAAATAGCAGAGAAAacttaggtgtgtgtgtgaagcataCTTGTGCTCATTTTTTCTAAATCTGGAGAAAACTGACAAAGAATTTTGGTAGAGGAAACAAAATCATTCTTTTGCCATGTATTGCACTATATTTCCTTATTACTAATAGATGGATCATGTGGAGGCTATCTTGAAGCTGTGTATGGGTCAATTACAAGTCCCAATTACCCATTCTTCTATGGAGATAATGAACAATGCATTTGGTATATAAGAGGGGACAGTGACCAAAGAATAAAGCTGAAATTCACCTATGTTGAGTAAGTAAATATGTTTTCACTACCATATTTTAATATTGGTGTGAGTGGAGTACTTTTTGTCAATTAACCATTGCTGATAGGTTCGTTCTACTTGCATCCAATAATTTGTTAATGAGTATCAAGAATTCTTGGCCCCAGAGAAATAGCTTTAAACTGAATGTATACTCTTTAGAAAAACAGTAAGGAGGCATTCTCACTTTACATCAATTAGAAACAACACATGACTAACTGAAACATATCAGAAATCGTTCCTGCCTGTCTGGTACTCTGTTGAATAGAGATTAGCATTTTACTGTTAGAAAATTTACTGATGTGATCCGGCTACAAGTATTAGGGAGTCTGGAAGCATTCAAAGTGAAATGGAACAATTATTTCAGACGACAAAGGGAAGTGCAGATAaatctttttgaaataaaaatagttcATGAAATAACAAGTCAACAAAGGGACTAGTGGACAAATACAACTTAGATCATTAATGATAAATATCAGCAAATTAATTGAAACCAGCTAGGTTGGACAATGGATATTGGATCTAGAATGTTTTCAATTATATGTATGATAATCTTGAGAAGTTGGGGGACACAGTCAATCTAACTATTTTAGAGCATTTTCTCCTGAAAATCACAAAGCATGCCAGTACTGTTGAAAGAATGGGCAATTTGGATTGAGATTGTGAGCCATGACTCAGTTGACAATACTTTTGTCAGTAAGTTGCAGACTTCTGGGTTCATGTCCTAGGGTTTTGCGTGCTAAAACTAAGGCTGATGCTCCAGTATAAGAGGAAACCCTGAACTGTTGCAGATACCATCCTACAAATGAGATATATAACTGAGGACCTTTCTGCCTCCTATGTAGATGAAAAAGATTCCATTGCATTATTTCCAAATTATAGAAGAGTACTATCCACCAATAGGGATAGGTAACAAGACCCATATTCCACAAAGGATTGTAAAAATTCTCATGTTCCTTGTTTAGGCCATGAAATTCCTGTTAACATGCTTATCTTTGTAAGTATAACTTTGAATTGCCTTATTTATTAAGTAAGTTCATTTTTAATTACTGATCATTTTCTTAACAGTCTGGAAGTTTCGTCAAACTGCAGATATGATTATATCGCAATATATGATGGACCGTCAACAAATTCCACTTTGGTTGCAAAATTCTGCAGTGGGTCAGATCAGACATTTACATCAACATCTAACAGTATGACAGTTTATTTTAAGACTGATTCCAGTGTAACTAGACAAGGGTTTTCAGCAAACTACTACGTTCTGCCAAATGATGATGGTGAGCTTTGTTATACATCTTGTGTCAAAATTGCAATGTAATTTAAGAAATGTGGTGAAATTATGAACTGACACATCTTATTTgaatttcagtttgaaatttttATCAATACTTTTAAACAATAAATGAGGCCAAAAAACGTCACAGCAAGGTTTTCAACTTACCACCCAGGTGCAAAGTTGAAGTTGCGCGCCCATTACAGAAGTGGCTTAATATTCACTTCCATGGCACCCAATCATAATGACTGCATCACATAGTGGAAGCAAGCTGTGAATCTACCCCTTATTTTCAAAGAAGCTGTCAtcacattttgtgtttttgtggGAAGAGCCTGGAGTTTTTCATCATTTACTCAAAGAGCTAATTTAAAAATGGCAGAAAAGTTCAATCTTTCATCACAGAACAACATTTCAGTTCTGGGAACTTCCTAGATAATCCTTTTTGCACAACTCTCCATGCTTTTGTCACCTTTCTTGAACATAGAGATAGTAATTCttcacagcattccaaaaatggTCTATCTTTGCTCTGTACAAATTTAACATTaccattttcattttcaattgacCTCAGGGTGAATACTTTTAGTAATTTGTCTATTTGTACCAGATCCATTTGACTCCATACCACATTGATACATTTATTTCCTGAGCAGTATCTAACTTTAATTTACCACCAAAATCTATTACCATATACTTAGCTAGGTTCAAATTCTTTCGTCAGTTGCATTTTGCAAGTTTATTCTCATCTTCTTATAGTTTGTTGCAGCTCTTTCTTGTACTTTATGTTTCACTATACATTTTGAGTTGTAATTTTGACTCCTGAATCCAAGTTGTTGATGTACATTTTGATAATTAGCATTTGCAGCACAACTCTTTCTGAAGCCACAATTCCCACCATTTATCAATCAAATGActgtgttaaaaaccaaaagaactgtggatgctgtaaatcaggaacaaaaacaaagttgctggaaaagctcagcaggtctggcagcatctgtgaaggtagaaacagagttaacgttttgggcctggtaaggaaggtcaccggacctgaaacgttaactctgtttcttccctcacagatgctgccagacctgctgagcttttccagcaactttgtttttgttcgtgaaaTGACTGTGTTGAATTGCTCCTCGctgtttattcatttgtggccAGTTTGTTCTTCATTCTGATCCTTCTCCGACTCCACATTTTTTGATCTTAGTCAGATTCTacgcagcaccttatcaaatgttttttGAAAATTGAACAGCATTTGCAGAAAAAGACTGTAATCAAAAGCAGAGTATGAACTGCCCTTTTGCATTTATACATGTACACATTTCAGACAGAATATCAATCAAATTAAGAATGGAGTCATATAACTTCAGGGATTTTGGTAGGGGCAGTAGCTTTTGACATGCCTGACACAATGCAATTTCTGTCAGGTACTCTCTTTATTGTCATTTCCTGACACCAAGGCTAAGCTGTGATTCTTCTTCCTTAGTGATCCTTCTGTGATTGATTGCCATTTGAAACTGGTATCCTGGCCTTCACATATTGTCTTTGgtgactgaaataactgcagagaggcCAGcctcccatcaccaagtcacccgttATTCATTTTTGCACAGCACACTgcctgtggccagccagctcggagtcagtcccctgtttatattggtcagcccgaacttcctgattggcccaggttaacaacccagTCGTAGTTAGCAAGATCCAcctagttccaatcactacagtgacATATCCATCAATCTCTTGCAACCACATGCACGACTAACAGTATTTTTCTAGTCAAATCCAAGAACAGCTTTAAAACCTTTTAAACTGATgcgagggtgggggtgggggtggggttgtggatgTAAATATTGTTGTTGGCAGAAACATGGGGGAAGTATTGTTGATTAATCAAGAGTATTGTGTTTGCCAGAGACCTGGAACTATCAAAAAGAtatctgaattccagtgaatgaCTCAAATGGGTCACATAACAAGATTTCTGTAAGATGTCACCTTTGAAACATTTACTGTAACAGACTAAAATCAACAAATGACTAAACAATATTTGTTATGCAGCTAATATGCCAAAACTAGAAAAAGCTACTTTATTGCACCAACAAACTCTTTATGTCACACTTACAAATTATACCACACCGTCCACAGAATTGTAGTCTTCGCAGGCGCCATTTCAAAGTTACTCTGTGCATCCAGCGTGCTGTTTTTCTGAGTCGTAATATCCAGTATACATTGGAAGTCACTCTTCTGTCTTCTGAGAATTCTCGGACTGACCAGCAGCAGCGCCAACTCTGGTCATTCATTCTTTCAGTTGCGCCAAGCCAAATCTTCTGGTATCCTTAAGACTTTACCCAACTGTTCAACTGGAGAACATGAGCTCATTCACATTTTGCCTGGCTGCTAAGAGaaaattctgtctctctctcctattTGTAGCAGTTGCTGATTATTTGTCTCCTTCCCTGAGCTTCTCTTTTTTATTGTTCAGGCGTTCTCCAGGTAGGTCTATGTAAAGCAAAACCAGCTTCTCCTTTCTTTCGTATTCATATGAAATCTGGCACTTAGGTCTCAATCCAACTTGGCCTGAAATTAATGCCCTATGGCAAACAGGACAGATATGCTTATTGTCACAGAACTACTAGTAAGTCCCATATCCCTATTCACAACTCCAGTTTACTTTGAATTAACAAGAATTAAAACATAATCATTTTAAACAACCTTGCAAAAgagaaattaattaaaattatatATTCCTAAACCAAGAGCAGTGCCCAttattggtttttaaaacagGTTTCTTAATAATACAAAAGATTGatcagatttgatttttttttacagaattgTTGACGTGTTTATCTGATTATATGGAAGCAAAAATTAGTAGGTCCTACCTCAACCTTCTGGGTTTCAGTGAACACAGTCTTTATCTGAATGATCGAAACTGCAGACCGATAATAACAGCCAGTGATGTAATCTTCAAAATACCACTTAATAGATGTGGTACAGAATGGCAGGTAAGGAAACCAGTAATAAGAGGTGGATTTCACAGGATTCCAACTTTATTCTTTTATATCTCATGATGGCCTAATTGTTGAAAATGTTCAAAGGTCAACCCGCCCACTAACTATGATAATATTGCCCTTGTATAAATACTTTCTAATGCTATAAACAATATTTTGATGCTTATATTGTATACAGCTATGATTTCACATAACAATTCTGCTCTCTGATACTTAATGAGTTGTTTATTATTGTGTTGAATGTCTTCAGAACCTCTCACACAGGTTGGTATTAAGGCTTCCTAAATAATGGCCTCCCACCTATGTTTTCTTACATCTTCCAGCAATTTAGTTTTCTGCAATTGCAATTTTGTCATTGTTTTTTAACTCTGAAAATACATTTTTCAGACATCATTAACTTTCTACTCTGCATCAAGTACTTAATCCTTGAAGTAAACTAAATTTTAATGTGTGCATTTTACATTTGCAGGAAAACAACAGCAGTATCACATATTCCAACACCATCCGATCTTCACCTTCTGACTCAATTGTAACTCGTGAAACAAACCTTCTGTTCAATATTGGCTGTGAAATGCAACAAGATACAATGTCCAAAATAATGTATGTGACGAAAGAAAACACAACCGGTGACATCATAGATAATATCACAGAATCTGGCATGTTTAATGTCAGCGTGAGATTCTATGAATCACCATCATTTACCCAGCTAGTGCTAGACTCACCTTACTATGTGGATCTCAGGCAGAACCTGTATGTGCAGGTCGAACTGCACAGTTCAGACAAGAATCTTGTTGTTTTTGTGGAAGCCTGCACTGCATCACCTTATAGCTTTGACTGGACTTCAAAGACCTATGATCTGATAAAAAATGGGTAAGGAATGCTATTCACTGCATCAAAATTGGAAAGAATATTTCTGACTATCAGAAATGTCTTGAAATCCAAATAACTAAACATTTTCTGTGCTATTTTATGTAATAGTGTGTCATAAAAACAAGTTTGTATCAAAttaaatctttctcaaccagCATTTGAATTAACACTTCAATGTGTGAATAAGTTTTCTTTTTGGTCTCCGATCAGAAGAAGTTTAAAATGTACTCTATTTCCCCATTCTTGCTTTATATCTTATCGGTTGTacttgcaaattttaaaaagccatgaAATGTGTGCACAAGTATAAAATGATTCCTAGTTTAATTCTGAATTACCTTTTAAAGTTTTCTTCACACTGGGCACCTTACAGTATGGATTCCACACTTCCCTGATTTAAGTTCTTAGTATTTGAGGTTCTTTTATTCCTCTTCACCTTTTCTATATCCAACATTGTACACTGATGAAATCAAACATTTTCTCACCATCcacattccactgactgcatttTGCAGTGCAAGGAGTTAGCAGCCAGAGCACTACAGCTAGTACAGGGGAGCAGGGGGAAGATTGAATTTGTATCACAACTGCATTCCCAATGTAGAGACTTTTTCTGTGAATATGGTGAAGCAGAAATAGGATGCATATTACTGATGCTAGCTTGATACTACGTTTGAAAAGCAGGTTAAATACAGAAAAATCAGAagggaagtgaaaaaaaaatgaggacAATGAAAAGAAAGTATGAGAACAGATTGGAGGCTAACATGGAAAGGAATCCAAAAGCTTTTATAGGCATACAAATTTTATTATCTAAACACAAAAAAACTGATTAGGAATCAAAAAGGATTTATCCAAGGACACATAAAGCATCTGAGATATTACGTGTGTATTTAATAACTTTTACAAAAGAAGAGGATGCTACCAAAATCATAGTCAAATAGGAATAATTAAGATACTGGATAGgctaaaaattgataaagaggATATATTGGAAAGCTTGGCTGTACTTAAAGTGGATAAGTCATCaaggccagatgggatttatcttagAATAATAATAGAAACAATGACAGAACTTAGGAGGCAATGAGCCGCATCTTCCATCTCTCCTGCAATGGAGGGATCGTGTTCCATTATTCCTAGCAGCAGCAGGGCTCAGTAGCATGCATGGTCAGGAGTGCAGAAAGAAGCCTGAAGAGAATCTGCCGAGAGAAGTTAAGACCCAAGATTCTACCACAGCAAGGAATTGTGGAGCCCGGCGAAAGGTGAAGGAGGGCGAGTTCTGGTGGGCAGGCATCACAGAAGGAAGGGGCTTGACAAGGGGTGGGATCACAATGTGCACAGGAACCTCAAATGATGTGCCCCCCTTTCCTACCTAGTTTTGTCTCATGTAGACCTTTGCAAACAACCTGCCATTCTGACCTGATTACTCATACCCATGCCAACTGTATTTTGGTGTAGGTAACATATTATTTAGGTCTAAAGATTTGTTAACACGTTTAAAAGGCCCTTaaatatttgtttaaatatgGTGGGTAGACTGTTGATTTCAGCTCCCATCTCCCCAACATATTATGAGTGTGAGCTCACAAGTAATGGAAACGTGGTGATTAGCTACTCAACCTGTTTTGTATGTACATCCACTGAAAACATTCCCAGCTGTAATTTACCAATGTATTTTTAGTTTCAATGAAACTCTAGTTTGGAGTGGGATTTTACATATtaaaattattgttttttttaatagatGTGTTAAGGATGGGACATATGGAAATTATCCCTCACCAACTCATAATGTTGCGCGATTCAAGTTCAGTGCCTTTAAATTCCTCAATCTTCATCCTTCAGTCTACCTGCAGTGTAAAGTTGTGGTCTGTAAAGCTTATGATTATTCATCTCGGTGTTACCGTGGATGCATCTCTCGGCAAAAAAGGGCCATAAGTTCCTCAAAGGGGAGCACTGATGTTCTAATAGGACCCATTGAACTGAAAAAAGATCTAAAACAATATAAAGCTGAGGGTGAGTCGATCATGTGATTTACTAATTACATCACTAATAAAAGGGCTAAATTAGAAATTTTATATTTCAGAATGTGCAGTAATAGTCATCATTTCGTAGCTCTCATGACTAGTACAGTCAAAAGTAAGagattgttttgaattttttttcaggatttgaagaagtgaatgAAGCTGTGGAGACAAATACCCAATCCAGTTTTCCATTTGTTCTATCTTTGATTGCTCTGATTGTAGCTGTTTCAGCTTTGGTTGTCACTGTTCTAAAATACAGGAAGCAACAAAGGCACTATGCTCGTGAGCGGCTGCGAGACAATGTCCAAAGTGTAACAACTCACTAAATGGAATTCGGCTCTGAAATGATCCTATCAACCAATAATCATGATGATTGAATTCAATGTTGGCTCCCATCAAACTTATTGAATGGACAGAATTCAAGAGCTCATTAAATGACTGTCTGCAGGAACTAATTTGATTACTGAAAATAGATGAGAACAATTCACCTATTGTGTCTGAAAAATTGCTAATAGAATACAATGATTGAATTTATTTGTTGAATTGTTATGGTTCTCCTCAAATTTATTGCAAAAAAATGTGTTGCCTAAAATCAATAGCAATGCAATAAAATATTTTCTTCTGCATTATACTGTTGTACTTTATTCAGGTTTTGCAAGATGGTAACTACCTCgtaaaggagaaaaaaatcacTAGCACCAAATATGGCAAACTGTTTACTGGACAGTTTGATGTCCAAACTGCTGAGTTTCCATCACTCCATACAGAAAGCAGAAATGCTTAATAGAATGTAATATCTGTCTGGGGAGCACCAACCCACCCTAAACTAAAAAGGAGCATCAGAGCACAATAAAAAAATCTCAaatccttcacagatgatgccagacctgctcttttccagcaactttggttttgttccattCTTTAAGCCTGTCCTTATTCAAACCCTTATCTCTGTCTTTTGGCAAAGATAACTCGAAATACCATAATCACTTTCTGTTGCTGTGAATCCTATTTAGTCCCTTTTATCTTGGAGACTAATTCGTTCTATGTCCTTCTGGCTGCTCATAATAAACAGAAATAACCTTATGCAATCAGCAAAATTCAGTACACATTGTCTAACACTTGCTGTGATTCCACAAGTGAGCAGCTCTGGCTGAAAAAAACCTGACTGTGCTAATAGTTGTGTGAACAACCAACATAATATTCTCAACAGGGCTTACTATGTGGTTCATTTACACTTAGAAGTGACATATATTCATAAGCAGGGACCTGTCATGTGACCATATGGATATTCTCTGCAACAAAAAGGAATATGCCCAGGCCTAATGTCTAATTTTCAATTAAACAAAGCATGGGTAGCATCTTATCCGTGGTGCCTTCTCCACAGTAACACTAAGCTAATCAGAATTGAATTGCCAACCAATTAGCACCCTTTTTCATTGCACTGTAAATTGTTGGGTCCCTTTGAAACATTCTTGCACCTGTCCTAATGACCGCAAGGTTAAAAAACTTTAATGTCATATCTCAATATCAgcaatatttaattattttacagTAACAAAATATATATTCTTCTTTcccaaaaataacaaaacaaagaaagaaaatcaacTCTTTTGTCTAAATTCCTCTTTAATATCTTTTGCAATAATTCAGGGATTCTTTTTAATTAGCAGAACATATAGATTGAATCTTCCTTCATGTTAACACTTCTGTGGTCATTTTGAGATATGTTAAATGTGCTTGAGTTCACATCTAATTTCACAGGCAAGCTGCTTGCAAACTGGAAACCATGCAGACTCtaggactcaacatcaagttcaataaatTTAGCCCTGATTATATCTTTCCATGTTTTTTTTAGCTACCTGCACACCTAATCGTGTTATGagtgattatgggaactgcagatgctagagaatctaagataataaaatgtgaggctggatgaacacagcaggcccagcagcatctcaggagcacaaaagctgacgttttgggcctagacccttcagcagagagggggatggggcgagggaactggaataaataggcagagagggggaggcggaccgaagatggagagaaaagaagataggtggagaggagagtgtacgtggggaggtagtgaggggataggtcagtccagggaagacggacaggtcaaggaggtgggataaggttagtaggtaggagatggaggtgcggcttggagtgggaggaagggatgggtgagaggaagaacaggttaggaaggcagagacagcttggactggttttgggatgtagtgggtggaggggaagagctgggctggttttgggatgcggcgggggatgACATAGGTTGTTTTTAGCACAGCCAACATATTCTCAGGCCTACTATCACACTACATGAGGTTACTTTCTGCATACCCCATCCATTGTCTCCTAATCTCAGTCGGCATTATCACTTTTCCAGCTTCTCTTCAGTCCTGGCCTACTATTAATAAGCCCCTAGTTTACATACCCTTTTCATATCTCTCTCTGCCTGGGCCACCTCTCCACTCACTGCTTTCCTTAAACCAGCCCCAACCCCGTCTTCAGCATAAGAACCATTTTATTCCTAGTTGCTAttaactctgatgaagagtcactacATTTGAATTATTATTGCTTTCtaccatagatgctgccagacttgctgagtttcaccaccaattctgtttttgttccagcatctgaagttctttgttttaacCTTGTATAGTCGGCTCTCTGGTCAGCTTTAGAACATACTGAACTAAGAAACCATCCTGAAAATATTCTATGAGTCCCTCCTTTAGGCTTGTTTTACCCATTCAATTTATCAAGTCAAAATGCTGGTTAAAATCTCCCAGTATTAAGGACTGGCATTTTTGACAAGTTCTCGTTGTTTCTCCCTTAACTCTCCCTGGAGTTGTAATTACAGGATCTACATATCACTTTCGTGAATGACTTCTTGCCTTTA
The nucleotide sequence above comes from Stegostoma tigrinum isolate sSteTig4 chromosome 20, sSteTig4.hap1, whole genome shotgun sequence. Encoded proteins:
- the LOC125450326 gene encoding deleted in malignant brain tumors 1 protein-like; this encodes MGDGYCYATTSSPTCGGYLDAANGTISSPNYPYNYPDNAACVWYIRRNVNQRIVLVFTEIQLEVTSSCSYDYIEVYDGPSTHSDLLSKFCQGSHLRFVSSYNSMTIYFRTDSSVTRRGFTANYYTLDNDDGSCGGYLEAVYGSITSPNYPFFYGDNEQCIWYIRGDSDQRIKLKFTYVDLEVSSNCRYDYIAIYDGPSTNSTLVAKFCSGSDQTFTSTSNSMTVYFKTDSSVTRQGFSANYYVLPNDDELLTCLSDYMEAKISRSYLNLLGFSEHSLYLNDRNCRPIITASDVIFKIPLNRCGTEWQENNSSITYSNTIRSSPSDSIVTRETNLLFNIGCEMQQDTMSKIMYVTKENTTGDIIDNITESGMFNVSVRFYESPSFTQLVLDSPYYVDLRQNLYVQVELHSSDKNLVVFVEACTASPYSFDWTSKTYDLIKNGCVKDGTYGNYPSPTHNVARFKFSAFKFLNLHPSVYLQCKVVVCKAYDYSSRCYRGCISRQKRAISSSKGSTDVLIGPIELKKDLKQYKAEGFEEVNEAVETNTQSSFPFVLSLIALIVAVSALVVTVLKYRKQQRHYARERLRDNVQSVTTH